The Acidobacteriota bacterium genome has a segment encoding these proteins:
- a CDS encoding RNA-binding protein has translation MNIYVGNLSTTVNENDLREVFQAFGAVSTAAVIKDKFSGESRGFGFVEMPNKDEADKAISMVNGKDLKGRAAKVNEAKPRTSSTRSGGGFGARRY, from the coding sequence ATGAACATCTATGTGGGTAACCTATCCACCACCGTCAACGAGAACGACCTGAGGGAAGTCTTCCAGGCGTTCGGCGCGGTCTCGACGGCCGCCGTCATCAAGGACAAGTTCAGCGGGGAATCCCGCGGCTTCGGCTTCGTCGAGATGCCGAACAAGGACGAGGCCGATAAGGCCATCTCCATGGTCAACGGCAAGGACCTGAAGGGCCGCGCGGCCAAGGTCAACGAGGCCAAGCCCCGGACGAGCTCGACGCGGTCCGGCGGCGGTTTCGGCGCCCGGCGGTACTAA
- a CDS encoding NADP-dependent isocitrate dehydrogenase produces the protein MTARKIYWTETDEAPYLATYSLFPIIRGFTKGTGIEVEKSDISLAGRIIANFPDCLTEAQRLPDNLAFLGELALKPEANIIKLPNISASLPQLLEAVAELQSQGYKVPDYPEIPKTEAEKEIQARYAKVLGSAVNPVLRQGNSDRRAPVSVKKYAQKNPAKMLPLGPWTQESKAHVAHMTGGDFYGNEKSVTVGQGVGFRIEIQGRDGGVKVLKDELTALDGEILSGTFMSKKALRAFYASQIEDARAGGLLLSLHLKATMMKVSDPILFGHAVSVFFEPALTKHAAALRECGFNPNNGLGDLYAKIKALPEAKQAEIEADIKAVYAARPPLAMVDSDHGITNLHVPSDVIVDASMPVVVRESGRMWGPDGKLHETKAMIPDRCYSTIYKTIIEDCRQHGAFDRASMGSVPNVGLMAQQAEEYGSHPTTFEIPFDGTVRVVAAGGRVLMEHAVEAGDVWRLSRAKDIPIRDWVGLAVKRARATGAPAVFWLDRGRAHDVQVIAKVEEYLKGHDTTGLTIKIMPPVEAMKYSLERIRKGQDTISVTGNVLRDYLTDLFPILEIGASAYMLSIVPLLASGGLFETGAGGSAPKHVQQFKKENYLRWDSLGEFSAFAASLEYLAGAFKNDKAKVLAEALDAAIGKFLDNGKSPARKVGQIDNRGSHFYLALYWAEALAAQDKDQELRARFAPVARALGEKAAEIDAGLIAVQGKPVDMGGYYHPDQEKLAAAMRPCAALNAIIDAL, from the coding sequence ATGACCGCCCGCAAGATCTACTGGACGGAAACCGACGAAGCGCCGTACCTGGCCACCTATTCGCTTTTTCCGATCATCCGGGGATTCACCAAGGGGACGGGGATCGAGGTCGAAAAGAGCGACATCTCGCTCGCCGGCCGCATCATCGCCAACTTCCCCGACTGCCTGACCGAGGCCCAGCGCCTGCCCGACAACCTGGCCTTCCTGGGCGAGCTGGCCCTGAAGCCCGAGGCCAACATCATCAAGCTGCCGAACATCAGCGCTTCGCTGCCCCAGTTGCTGGAGGCCGTCGCCGAGCTCCAGTCGCAGGGCTACAAGGTTCCCGACTATCCCGAGATCCCCAAGACCGAGGCTGAGAAGGAGATCCAGGCCCGCTACGCCAAGGTCCTGGGCAGCGCCGTCAACCCGGTCCTGCGCCAGGGGAACTCCGACCGGAGGGCCCCCGTTTCGGTCAAAAAGTATGCCCAGAAGAACCCCGCGAAGATGCTCCCCCTCGGCCCCTGGACCCAGGAGTCCAAGGCCCACGTCGCCCACATGACCGGCGGCGACTTCTACGGCAACGAGAAGTCCGTGACCGTGGGCCAGGGCGTCGGTTTCCGGATCGAGATCCAGGGCCGTGACGGCGGGGTCAAGGTCCTCAAGGACGAACTGACCGCGCTCGACGGCGAGATCCTGTCCGGGACCTTCATGAGCAAGAAAGCCCTGCGGGCCTTCTACGCCTCCCAGATCGAGGACGCCAGGGCCGGGGGCCTGCTGCTGTCGCTCCACCTCAAGGCGACCATGATGAAGGTTTCCGATCCCATCCTCTTCGGCCACGCCGTTTCGGTCTTCTTCGAGCCGGCCCTGACCAAGCACGCCGCTGCGCTCAGGGAGTGCGGCTTCAATCCCAACAACGGCCTCGGCGACCTCTACGCCAAGATCAAGGCCCTGCCCGAGGCCAAGCAGGCCGAGATCGAGGCCGACATCAAGGCCGTCTATGCCGCGCGGCCCCCGCTGGCCATGGTCGATTCCGACCACGGGATCACCAACCTGCACGTCCCGAGCGACGTCATCGTCGACGCCTCCATGCCGGTCGTCGTCCGCGAGTCGGGGCGGATGTGGGGCCCGGACGGGAAGCTCCATGAGACCAAGGCCATGATCCCGGACCGCTGCTACTCGACGATCTACAAGACGATCATCGAGGACTGCCGGCAGCACGGCGCTTTCGACCGGGCCTCCATGGGCAGCGTCCCGAACGTCGGGCTGATGGCGCAACAGGCCGAGGAATACGGCTCCCACCCGACGACCTTCGAGATCCCCTTCGACGGCACGGTCCGGGTGGTCGCCGCCGGCGGCCGGGTCCTCATGGAGCACGCGGTCGAAGCCGGCGACGTCTGGCGCCTGTCCCGGGCCAAGGACATCCCGATCCGGGACTGGGTCGGGCTGGCGGTCAAAAGGGCCAGGGCGACCGGCGCCCCGGCGGTCTTCTGGCTGGACCGCGGCCGGGCCCACGACGTCCAGGTCATCGCCAAGGTCGAGGAGTATCTCAAGGGCCACGATACGACGGGGCTGACGATCAAGATCATGCCGCCTGTCGAGGCCATGAAGTACTCCCTCGAGCGCATCCGCAAGGGCCAGGACACCATCTCGGTCACCGGGAACGTCCTGCGCGACTACCTGACCGATCTCTTCCCGATCCTCGAGATCGGCGCCAGCGCCTACATGCTGTCGATCGTGCCCCTGCTGGCCAGCGGCGGGCTTTTCGAGACGGGCGCTGGCGGCTCGGCGCCGAAGCACGTCCAGCAGTTCAAGAAGGAGAATTACCTGCGCTGGGACTCGCTCGGGGAGTTCTCGGCCTTTGCCGCCTCGCTCGAGTACCTGGCCGGCGCGTTCAAGAACGACAAGGCCAAGGTCCTGGCCGAGGCCCTCGACGCGGCCATCGGCAAGTTCCTGGACAACGGCAAGTCGCCGGCCCGCAAGGTCGGCCAGATCGACAACCGGGGCAGCCACTTCTACCTGGCCCTCTACTGGGCCGAGGCCCTGGCCGCCCAGGACAAGGACCAGGAGCTCAGGGCCCGGTTCGCGCCGGTGGCCAGGGCCCTGGGAGAGAAGGCGGCCGAGATCGACGCCGGCCTGATCGCGGTCCAGGGCAAGCCTGTCGACATGGGCGGCTACTACCACCCGGACCAAGAAAAGCTCGCGGCGGCCATGCGGCCGTGCGCGGCGTTGAACGCGATCATCGACGCGCTCTAA
- a CDS encoding TolC family protein, producing MSAGAAAGLAAALVLLSFQAATAQDIVRHGEKLSLDRCVQIALERLPAILAARAAAEVDRNVVREAESAFYPQVGWSASIGRASVGPRTSLGIQTDAVTYNSYSTGLTLSQNIYDFGRTSGQVRIDKLSYSAALADVETASQQAVFDVKQSFYGVLQAERNRDVAEEAVRQYELRLEQARGLFEVGLQPKYDVTKASVDLGNARVSLINARNAVRLALAALNGAMGLTGHIDYGVEGDLAFAAYGLTLEEALAQAYKNRPDLAALATRREAAEKAVARVRAGFFPALSGAASYDYSGNAFPLSRGWSLSLNLGLSLFSGFQTKAQVDEARANIEVLRAGEEAGRQAVYLAVQKAYLDLKQAEEVVPVAELNVTAAQENYDIASGSYKEGVGDPIQVADASAALISAKTAYIQALADCKVYRASLELAMGLR from the coding sequence TTGTCCGCGGGCGCGGCCGCCGGCTTGGCCGCGGCGCTCGTCCTCCTGTCGTTCCAGGCCGCAACTGCCCAGGACATCGTCCGTCACGGCGAGAAGCTAAGCCTGGACCGGTGCGTCCAGATCGCCCTGGAGCGCCTGCCCGCGATCCTGGCCGCCCGGGCCGCGGCCGAAGTGGATCGCAACGTCGTTCGCGAGGCCGAGTCGGCCTTTTATCCCCAGGTCGGCTGGTCCGCCTCGATCGGCCGGGCCTCGGTCGGGCCCAGGACCTCGCTCGGCATCCAGACGGACGCGGTGACCTATAATTCCTATTCGACGGGCCTCACGCTCAGCCAGAACATCTACGATTTCGGGAGGACCTCGGGCCAGGTGCGCATCGACAAGCTGAGCTACAGCGCCGCGCTCGCGGACGTCGAGACCGCTTCCCAGCAGGCCGTCTTCGACGTCAAGCAGAGCTTCTACGGGGTCCTCCAGGCCGAGCGGAACAGGGACGTCGCGGAGGAGGCGGTCAGGCAATACGAGCTCCGCCTCGAGCAGGCCCGGGGCCTCTTCGAGGTCGGGCTGCAGCCGAAATACGACGTCACCAAGGCCTCCGTGGATCTCGGGAACGCCAGGGTCAGCCTGATCAATGCCCGGAACGCCGTCCGGCTGGCCCTGGCGGCGCTGAACGGCGCCATGGGCCTCACCGGCCATATCGATTACGGCGTCGAGGGCGATCTCGCCTTCGCGGCCTACGGCCTGACCCTCGAGGAGGCGCTGGCCCAGGCCTACAAGAACAGGCCCGACCTGGCCGCCCTGGCCACCCGGCGCGAGGCAGCCGAGAAGGCCGTCGCCCGGGTCCGGGCGGGGTTCTTCCCGGCCCTGAGCGGCGCGGCGTCCTACGATTACTCCGGCAACGCCTTTCCGCTCTCGCGCGGCTGGAGCCTGTCCCTGAACCTGGGGCTCTCGCTCTTCAGCGGCTTCCAGACGAAGGCCCAGGTCGACGAGGCCCGGGCGAACATCGAGGTCCTCCGGGCCGGCGAGGAGGCCGGGCGCCAAGCCGTCTATCTGGCGGTCCAGAAGGCCTATCTCGATCTCAAGCAGGCCGAGGAGGTGGTCCCCGTGGCCGAGCTCAACGTGACCGCCGCACAGGAGAACTACGATATCGCCAGCGGAAGCTACAAGGAGGGCGTCGGAGACCCGATCCAGGTCGCCGACGCGAGCGCCGCGCTGATCAGCGCGAAAACCGCCTATATCCAGGCCCTTGCCGACTGCAAGGTTTACCGCGCCAGCCTCGAGCTGGCCATGGGGCTGAGATGA
- a CDS encoding efflux RND transporter periplasmic adaptor subunit, with the protein MNKQASRMTIAGALVLAAAWSAACKGNGEKLVTENVTRGDITTAVTAAGTVNAVTSVNVGTQVSGRVTTLFADFNSPVTKGQVIALIDPSLFQAQVDQARANLANARANLEKAQATETDARRTWDRYKNLFGRDLAARSQMDAAETAYLTAHASTLAAQTQVDQTSAALRLAGTNLYYTKILSPVDGVVISRSVDVGQTVAASFQTPTLFVIAADLTKMQIDTTVDEADISTVKVGQDVEFAVDAYPDETFKGWVFQVRNAAVTVQNVVTYDVVVTVDNRDLKLKPGMTADVSIITSRAKNVLRVPNTALRFKPAAKGQAAAAAARGSAVWVEENGQPKRVPVRIGSSDGTFTELVAGDLKEGQPVITGSAAKTSQATPGFRMF; encoded by the coding sequence ATGAACAAACAAGCTTCAAGGATGACGATCGCCGGGGCCCTGGTTCTGGCGGCCGCCTGGTCCGCCGCCTGCAAGGGCAACGGGGAGAAGCTGGTGACGGAGAACGTCACGCGCGGCGACATCACCACCGCCGTCACGGCGGCGGGGACGGTCAACGCCGTCACCAGCGTCAATGTCGGGACCCAGGTCTCGGGCCGGGTCACGACGCTCTTCGCGGACTTCAACTCCCCGGTCACGAAGGGGCAGGTCATCGCCCTGATCGACCCGTCCCTTTTCCAGGCCCAGGTCGACCAGGCCCGGGCGAACCTGGCCAACGCCAGGGCCAACCTCGAAAAAGCGCAGGCCACGGAAACCGACGCCAGGCGCACCTGGGACCGCTATAAGAACCTCTTCGGGCGCGACCTGGCGGCCAGGAGCCAGATGGACGCGGCGGAAACGGCCTACCTGACGGCCCATGCCTCGACCCTGGCCGCCCAGACCCAGGTCGACCAGACCTCGGCCGCCCTCCGGCTGGCCGGGACGAACCTCTACTACACGAAGATCCTCTCCCCGGTCGACGGCGTCGTCATCTCCCGGAGCGTCGATGTCGGCCAGACCGTAGCGGCGAGCTTCCAGACCCCGACCCTCTTCGTCATCGCCGCGGACCTGACCAAGATGCAGATCGACACGACGGTGGACGAGGCCGACATCAGCACGGTCAAGGTCGGCCAGGACGTCGAGTTCGCCGTCGACGCCTATCCCGACGAAACGTTCAAGGGCTGGGTCTTCCAGGTCCGCAACGCCGCCGTCACGGTCCAGAACGTCGTCACCTACGACGTCGTCGTGACGGTCGACAACCGGGACCTGAAGCTCAAGCCAGGCATGACCGCCGACGTCTCGATCATCACGTCGCGGGCCAAGAACGTCCTGCGGGTTCCCAACACCGCGCTGAGGTTCAAGCCCGCGGCCAAGGGCCAGGCGGCGGCCGCCGCCGCCCGGGGTTCGGCGGTCTGGGTCGAGGAGAACGGCCAGCCCAAGCGCGTGCCGGTCAGGATCGGGTCGAGCGACGGGACGTTCACCGAGCTCGTCGCCGGCGATCTCAAGGAGGGCCAGCCCGTGATCACCGGATCGGCGGCCAAGACGAGCCAGGCGACTCCGGGTTTCAGGATGTTCTGA
- a CDS encoding ABC transporter ATP-binding protein, translated as MALIEVRDIVKIYDVGDVQVRALDGVTVSVERSEFVAIMGPSGSGKSTFMNLLGCLDKPTSGAYLLDGLDVSALGRDERADIRNRKIGFVFQGFNLLPRATAIENVELPMLYDGVPPRQRGPKAAAALRDVGLAGRESHHPNQLSGGEQQRVAIARALVKGAPIVLADEPTGNLDTRTSVEIMDLLARLNENSRITLIVVTHEPDIAAFAGRIIRFRDGRIRSDETAKGTRDERTKAAWAGEAPR; from the coding sequence ATGGCGCTGATCGAGGTCCGGGACATCGTCAAGATCTACGATGTCGGCGATGTCCAGGTTCGGGCCCTGGACGGCGTGACCGTGTCGGTCGAGCGGTCCGAGTTCGTGGCCATCATGGGGCCGTCCGGGTCGGGGAAATCGACGTTCATGAACCTCCTGGGCTGCCTGGACAAGCCGACGAGCGGCGCCTATCTCCTGGACGGCCTGGACGTCAGCGCCCTCGGCCGCGACGAGCGGGCCGACATCCGGAACCGCAAGATCGGCTTCGTTTTCCAGGGGTTCAATCTCCTGCCGCGGGCCACGGCGATCGAGAACGTCGAGCTGCCCATGCTCTACGACGGCGTCCCGCCGCGCCAGCGCGGCCCCAAGGCCGCGGCCGCCCTGCGGGACGTCGGGCTGGCCGGGCGGGAATCCCACCACCCGAACCAGCTCTCGGGCGGCGAGCAGCAGCGCGTGGCCATCGCCCGGGCCCTGGTCAAGGGCGCCCCGATCGTCCTGGCGGACGAGCCCACCGGGAACCTCGACACCCGGACGAGCGTCGAGATCATGGATCTCCTGGCCCGTCTGAACGAGAACTCGCGGATCACGCTCATCGTCGTGACCCACGAGCCGGACATCGCCGCCTTCGCCGGCCGGATCATCCGCTTCCGGGACGGCCGGATCCGGAGCGACGAGACGGCGAAGGGCACGAGGGACGAACGCACCAAGGCCGCCTGGGCCGGGGAGGCGCCGCGATGA
- a CDS encoding ABC transporter permease: protein MIDFLWTLRIAARSLQSNKMRSALTMLGVIIGVGAVIAMLAVGTGASRRIAEQIQSVGSNLLIILPGSTTSGGARMGAGTQPTLTLRDAEAVKKECPAVAYAAPMLGGAAQVVFGHANWSTGVQGSTPDVLQVRNWPLSSGRPFTDQDIRSASKVCLLGQTVVDNLFGTQDPVGAVVRIKNIPFKVVGVLAPKGQSAVGQDQDDTAFIPVTTAQKRVFGTSFPGMVRTIMVEARDLGQMPAAEQQILLLLRQRHHIGTRQEDDFSVRNMTQFLQAAEQSSRVMTLLLGAIASVSLLVGGIGIMNIMLVSVTERTREIGIRMAVGAKTRAIRKQFIAEALTLSMIGGIAGILAGVAVSKIITALAGWSTVISASSVILAFGFSAIVGIFFGYYPAYKASLLDPILALHYE from the coding sequence ATGATCGACTTCCTGTGGACGCTCAGGATCGCGGCCCGGTCCCTGCAGTCGAACAAGATGAGGTCGGCCCTGACCATGCTCGGCGTCATCATCGGCGTCGGGGCGGTCATCGCCATGCTGGCCGTCGGGACGGGGGCCAGCCGGAGGATCGCCGAGCAGATCCAAAGCGTCGGCAGCAACCTCCTGATCATCCTGCCGGGGTCGACGACCTCGGGCGGGGCCCGCATGGGCGCCGGGACGCAGCCGACCCTGACCCTGCGCGACGCGGAAGCGGTCAAGAAGGAATGCCCGGCCGTCGCTTACGCCGCGCCGATGCTGGGCGGGGCGGCCCAGGTCGTCTTCGGCCACGCCAACTGGTCGACGGGGGTGCAGGGCTCGACCCCGGACGTGCTGCAGGTCAGGAACTGGCCGCTCTCGAGCGGGCGCCCCTTCACCGACCAGGACATCCGGAGCGCCAGCAAGGTCTGCCTGCTCGGCCAGACGGTCGTCGACAACCTGTTCGGGACCCAGGACCCCGTCGGGGCCGTGGTCCGGATCAAGAACATACCGTTCAAGGTCGTCGGCGTCCTGGCCCCCAAGGGCCAATCGGCCGTGGGGCAGGACCAGGACGACACGGCCTTCATCCCCGTCACGACGGCCCAGAAGCGCGTCTTCGGGACGAGCTTCCCGGGCATGGTCCGGACGATCATGGTCGAAGCCCGGGACCTCGGGCAGATGCCCGCCGCCGAGCAGCAGATCCTCCTTCTCCTCCGGCAGCGCCATCACATCGGGACGCGGCAGGAGGACGACTTCTCCGTCCGGAACATGACCCAGTTCCTTCAGGCGGCCGAGCAATCGTCCCGGGTCATGACCCTCCTGCTCGGCGCCATCGCCTCGGTCTCGCTGCTCGTGGGCGGGATCGGCATCATGAACATCATGCTGGTCTCGGTGACGGAGCGGACGCGCGAGATCGGCATCCGCATGGCCGTCGGCGCCAAGACGCGGGCCATCCGCAAGCAGTTCATCGCCGAGGCGCTAACGCTGTCGATGATCGGCGGGATCGCCGGGATCCTCGCCGGCGTCGCCGTCTCGAAGATCATCACGGCCCTGGCCGGCTGGTCGACCGTGATCTCCGCCTCCTCGGTCATCCTGGCCTTCGGCTTCTCGGCGATCGTCGGGATCTTCTTCGGCTATTATCCGGCCTACAAGGCCTCGCTCCTCGATCCGATCCTGGCCCTGCACTACGAGTGA
- a CDS encoding SagB/ThcOx family dehydrogenase translates to MKNLSLTASLAAVLLLVPVLVRGQAQEARAIKLNEPNKTRGLPVMEALSVRASVRDWSDKDLNLQDLSDLLWAANGVNRPDGKRTASSAMNAQDVDIYVFMKDGAYLYDAAAQALKPVLAGDHREEIMMMRPGGPGPKPGPKPGEKQQAPPPGAKPGPGGPGGPQTPAPVQLILVSDISRFRMGETSLKLEWAAIDTGLVSQNISLFCAATGLGTRPRASIDKARIKEILRLGETQYPLLNHPVGYKK, encoded by the coding sequence ATGAAAAACCTGTCTCTGACGGCTTCCCTGGCGGCCGTCCTGCTCCTTGTCCCCGTCCTGGTCCGGGGACAGGCCCAGGAGGCGCGGGCGATCAAGCTCAACGAGCCCAACAAGACGCGCGGGCTGCCGGTCATGGAAGCCCTGTCCGTCAGGGCCTCGGTCCGGGATTGGTCCGACAAGGACCTCAATTTGCAGGACCTGTCCGACCTGCTCTGGGCGGCCAACGGCGTCAACCGGCCGGACGGGAAGAGGACGGCCTCTTCGGCCATGAACGCTCAGGACGTAGACATCTATGTCTTCATGAAGGACGGGGCCTATCTATATGACGCCGCCGCCCAGGCCTTGAAACCGGTCCTGGCCGGCGACCACCGGGAGGAGATCATGATGATGAGGCCCGGCGGCCCCGGCCCGAAGCCCGGCCCGAAGCCGGGCGAGAAGCAGCAGGCCCCGCCGCCCGGCGCCAAGCCCGGACCGGGAGGCCCCGGCGGACCCCAAACGCCGGCGCCGGTCCAACTCATCCTCGTCTCGGACATCTCCCGCTTCCGGATGGGGGAGACGTCCCTGAAGCTCGAGTGGGCGGCCATCGACACCGGCCTCGTCTCGCAGAACATCTCCCTTTTCTGCGCGGCGACGGGCCTCGGCACGCGGCCGCGGGCCTCGATCGACAAGGCCAGGATCAAGGAGATCCTCAGGCTGGGCGAGACGCAGTATCCTCTGCTCAACCACCCGGTCGGCTACAAGAAGTGA
- a CDS encoding CehA/McbA family metallohydrolase produces MKKAIALTLIILGAAVAAPAAALSIKAIKDAGEAPAAISGAARPGDILVSDGKFVAAIAVSPRVAFSKINCGYPAVSGFLLAFLPEGASKRAEVQIGAPSVRIDGKAVSFGAATARPEGQSVVVRSSFEKNGVKLEVRTRYAFAFGAGRIDIVSEIRNAGPSEITGLSFGLGANAQQNLSFSPYSAQAFPRLNFMVWQRPDHALGWYNPNPVEKVKQFLPGRLMPGQVHRVSYSLVAGRDPVEVLKKLYALAQVRPETAAFEFPGFEGLAEIIVKEPVSGAVFYRAFMARPAPLAAPLPKGTYSVRANLFPAVVEKTIAVGGDPKARPTSLEAPKPALVEVAVADKRGRPGIGKVSFIGLAPTPSPCFAPDDPVASGRNWEAAKNSIFVLRKPVPVVLPAGTYLVTASRGPEYARETRVVEIFKGDNPALNFVLEKAVDTAGLVSIDPHMHTQNSDGSVSVAERLRGVAGEGLDVAVAADHNFVSDYGPDLARLGLAGDLAVILGTEVTAKTGSIHYNVYPVTRRPGQPGGGVIDIKDETPATLFVLSRAKDPAALVQANHPRLGSLGYFVTYDLDPAAAAAAKAPFSLEFDVMEIMNGGRIDDANRGSIEDFFHLLDRGYPIRAVGSSDAHGIDGGETGYARTYVLYDGQKGASLDQAALVRGLKEGRSFVSNGPIISVRANGHGRLGDRLRARGGRVALDIEVQAAPWIDVAEVRLVVNGARRDPLPLEGGDGRAVRFRDRVKVKLDRDAWIAVEVRGRGSLFPVVQQRSGDGSAAEAAYPYALTNPILFDVDGDGRVDPVRPEKVIVK; encoded by the coding sequence ATGAAAAAGGCCATTGCGCTCACGCTCATCATTCTGGGCGCGGCCGTCGCGGCGCCCGCGGCGGCCCTGTCCATCAAGGCCATCAAGGACGCCGGCGAGGCGCCCGCGGCCATCTCCGGCGCGGCCCGGCCGGGGGACATCCTCGTTTCCGACGGCAAGTTCGTCGCGGCGATCGCCGTTTCCCCCCGCGTCGCCTTTTCCAAAATCAACTGCGGCTACCCGGCCGTGTCCGGCTTCCTTCTTGCCTTCCTTCCCGAAGGGGCTTCGAAGCGGGCCGAGGTCCAGATCGGCGCGCCGTCGGTGCGGATCGACGGCAAGGCCGTGTCCTTCGGTGCCGCGACGGCGCGGCCGGAAGGACAATCCGTGGTCGTCCGGTCGTCGTTCGAAAAGAACGGCGTCAAGCTCGAGGTCCGGACCCGTTACGCCTTCGCCTTCGGGGCGGGCCGGATAGACATCGTTTCCGAGATCAGGAACGCCGGCCCGTCGGAGATCACGGGGCTCAGCTTCGGGCTCGGCGCCAACGCCCAACAGAATCTCAGCTTCAGTCCCTACAGCGCCCAGGCCTTTCCCAGGCTCAACTTCATGGTCTGGCAGCGGCCCGATCACGCCCTGGGCTGGTACAATCCCAATCCCGTCGAAAAGGTAAAGCAGTTCCTGCCCGGCCGCCTGATGCCGGGCCAGGTCCATCGCGTCTCATACTCGCTGGTCGCCGGCCGGGACCCGGTCGAGGTCCTGAAAAAGCTCTACGCACTGGCCCAGGTCAGGCCGGAGACGGCGGCCTTCGAGTTCCCGGGCTTCGAAGGCCTGGCCGAGATCATCGTCAAGGAGCCCGTCTCGGGCGCCGTCTTCTACCGGGCCTTCATGGCCAGGCCCGCCCCGCTCGCGGCGCCCCTGCCGAAGGGGACCTACAGCGTCCGGGCCAACCTCTTCCCCGCCGTCGTCGAAAAGACGATCGCCGTCGGCGGGGACCCCAAGGCCAGGCCGACGTCCCTCGAGGCGCCGAAGCCCGCCCTGGTCGAGGTCGCGGTCGCGGACAAGCGGGGCCGGCCGGGCATCGGCAAGGTCTCGTTCATCGGCCTGGCACCGACGCCCTCGCCCTGCTTCGCGCCCGACGACCCCGTCGCCTCCGGGCGGAACTGGGAGGCGGCCAAGAACTCGATCTTCGTTCTGAGGAAGCCGGTCCCGGTCGTCCTGCCGGCCGGGACCTATCTGGTGACCGCGTCCCGCGGCCCCGAGTACGCGCGGGAGACCCGGGTCGTCGAAATCTTCAAGGGGGACAATCCGGCCCTGAATTTCGTCCTCGAGAAAGCCGTCGATACCGCGGGCCTGGTCTCGATCGACCCCCACATGCACACGCAGAACTCGGACGGCTCGGTCAGCGTCGCCGAGCGCCTGCGGGGCGTCGCCGGCGAGGGCCTCGACGTCGCCGTCGCGGCCGACCACAACTTCGTCTCCGATTACGGCCCCGACCTCGCCCGACTCGGCCTGGCCGGAGACCTGGCCGTGATCCTCGGGACCGAGGTGACCGCCAAGACGGGGAGCATCCATTACAACGTCTATCCGGTCACGCGCCGTCCCGGCCAGCCGGGCGGCGGGGTGATAGATATCAAGGACGAGACGCCGGCGACGCTCTTCGTCCTCAGCCGGGCCAAGGACCCGGCGGCTCTCGTCCAGGCCAACCACCCCCGCTTAGGCAGCCTCGGCTACTTCGTCACCTATGATCTCGATCCCGCGGCGGCGGCCGCAGCCAAGGCCCCCTTCAGCCTGGAATTCGACGTCATGGAGATCATGAACGGCGGCCGGATCGACGACGCCAACCGGGGATCGATCGAGGATTTCTTCCATCTTCTCGACCGCGGCTACCCGATCAGGGCCGTCGGCTCCTCCGACGCGCACGGCATCGACGGCGGCGAGACGGGCTATGCCCGGACCTACGTCCTCTATGACGGGCAGAAAGGCGCCTCGCTCGACCAGGCGGCGCTCGTGCGCGGCCTGAAGGAAGGACGGTCCTTCGTCAGCAACGGCCCGATCATCTCGGTCCGGGCCAACGGCCACGGCCGGCTCGGCGATAGGCTCAGGGCCAGGGGCGGACGGGTCGCGCTCGACATCGAGGTCCAGGCCGCGCCATGGATCGACGTGGCGGAGGTCCGCCTGGTCGTCAACGGGGCACGCCGCGATCCCCTGCCGCTCGAAGGCGGGGACGGCCGGGCCGTCCGGTTCCGGGACCGGGTGAAGGTCAAGCTCGACCGGGACGCCTGGATCGCCGTCGAGGTCCGGGGACGGGGCTCGCTCTTCCCGGTCGTCCAGCAGCGTTCGGGCGACGGGTCGGCCGCGGAGGCGGCCTATCCCTATGCCCTGACCAACCCCATCCTGTTCGACGTGGACGGCGATGGCCGCGTCGATCCGGTCCGGCCCGAGAAAGTGATCGTCAAATAG